In Microbacterium enclense, the DNA window GGGCCGCCGTGAGCCGGTGGCTGGCCGTCGCGTCGAAGCGCACCACATCGCCCGCCCGGAGCGGCACCGTTCTGGCGCCGAGCGCGAGAGTGCCTCGGCCGGCGAGGACGAAGAGGGCATCCTCGCCCGAATGCTGGAAGGCGTCGTCCTCTCCGCCGCCGGCGGGAATCGACACCTCGTAGACCTCCAGGTGCGCGTCGGGTCCGACCGGCAGCGCCCGCAGGTGGGCCGCGTCTGCGGACGCGTCGTCGTGCCCGCGGCCCGCGTCGTCGCTGTCGGACAGAAAGCGTGCCGGAGGCACTCCGAGCGCTTCGGCGAGGAGGTAGAGGGTCGCAACGCCCGCCCGGATTCGTCCGTTCTCGATGTTCGACAGGGTCGGCTGGGAGATCCCGGCCAGTCCGGCGAGCTGCCGGGTCGACAGTCGTCGTTCCCGGCGGGTGGCGCGGACGGCGTCGCCGATCGTGGTGTCGATCTGTTCGGCATCCGTCATGCGTGCGCCCCCGGGGCGGCGCCGGTCAGCACCGTCAGCGCCGTCGCACCTTCCGGTCCTGCCTCCAGGCGATGGGGGACACCGCCCGCCATCCATAGGCCCTCGCCCCGCCGCAGGCGGTGCGGTGCCGTCGACTCCCGCAGGAGCGTGACATCGCCAAGCACGATCCGCAGGAACTCCTCGCCGGCGTGAGTGTGCGGCTGCGGTTCGCTCTCGGCGGGGGAGAGCTCGATGCGGACGATCCGCAGCCGTCGACCCGGTTCCTCGAGCAGGAGCTGCGTGGGAGCGTCGTCGCTTCCGCGCGGATGTGCGTCCACGTTCGTGTGCTCGAAGCGCTCGGGCGTCGGAAGAAGGTGATCCGAGGGGACCTCGAGGGCGTCCGCGAGAAGACGGAGCGTGCGCAGGCTCGGGAAGATCCGCCCGTTCTCGATGTTCGACACGAACGGCTGCGACGTGCCGATGAGGCTCGCCAGGTGTCGCATCGACAGGCCGCGCGAGCGCCGATGAGCGCGCACCGCGGCGCCGATCGCCGCGGCAGCCCCGTGCTCATCGCCCACGTGTCGAGCTTACGGCGAGAACAATCCATCCCTGTGATTTGATTTGATTCAGTTATCATCCGAGGAGACCGACGCGAAAGAAAGAGGATCCACCCATGCCCAAACAGCTCGTCCTCGGAGCCTTCGAGGAGTTCACGCCCAACTTCATCGGCAACGCCTGGCACCACCCGCGCGGTGACACGAGCGCCTTCGCGACCCTGGAGTTCTGGCGGGAACTGGTGACGACGGTCGAGCGGGGCGGGTTCGACTTCTTCTTCCTCGCGGAGGCGATCGGCTACCCGATGAACGACGACGGCGTCGTGCCCGAGGCGGTGATCCGCGAGGCGGTTCAGCTCCCCGTCCACGATCCGATGGCGATCATCTCGGCGATCGCGGCGACCGTGCCGCGGATCGGACTCGTCGTGACGGCCTCCACCACCGCGCAGCGGCCCCTGCTGAACGCGCGGACGCTGACGACGCTGGATCACCTCTCCGAGGGGCGCCTGGGGTGGAACATCGTCACGAGCGACAACCAGCAAGCGCTGGTGCGCCTGTTGGATCTGGGCGAGATGACCCCGCACGACGAGCGGTACGCACGCGCGGCGGAGTTCGTCGATCTGTCGCTGCGACTGTGGGAGGCCGCGTGGGAAGACGATGCCGTCCTCGCCGACAAGGCGAGCAAGACGTGGGCGGATCCCGCGAAGGTCCACCGCATCACCCATGACGGTCAGTACTTCCGCTTCGACGGGTATTTCCCGGCCATTCCCTCGCCCCAGCGGACCCCGACGCTGTTCCAGGCCGGCACGTCGGCGGCGGGTACGAGCTTCGCGGCGCGCTATGCCGAGTGCGTCTTCACCCAGGATCGTGAGGCGGCCCGCGCGGCGCGGTCGGTGCGTACCCTCCGGGAGAAGGCCGTCGCCGCGGGGCGTCCGGCCGACTCCCTCTCGATCATCAACGGGGCGAGCTTCATCGTCGCCGAGACGGATGCCGAGGCCCGCAGGCTCCGTGAGGAGCTCGATCACACCCCGACGCGCGCCGCCGCCGCAGCGCTCTTCCTCGGCTGGTCGGGTGTCGACCTCGCCGCCCTGGACCCCGCGGTGTCGCTCGACGACGTTTCGACCGAGGTGGGCCAGACGATGGTGGACATGTGGCGCCAGAACGACGGTTCCAGCCCCACGGTGGGGGAGGTGCTCGATTCCCTGCCGTCCACCATCGGGGGAGTGAAGTTCACCGGGACAGCGAAGAGCATCGCCGACCAGGTCGAGTCCTTCGTCGCCGAGACCGATATCGACGGGTTCCTCGTGGAGAACTGGTACGGGGGCGCCGAGGGTTACGTCGACGTGATCGAGCACGTGCTGCCCGAGCTGCGTTCGCGCGGGTTGCTGCCCGAGAAGCCGCGTCGCGGCACGCTTCGTGAGATGGTCACGGGTTCGGGGGCGCGGCTTCCGGACTGGCACGCGGGTCGCGGCTGGTCGAAGCGGGGGTGATCATCTCCCCGCGGGCGGGATCGAGCGTCAATCCGGGTCGACGAGGAGATTCGTGATCCGCGCCGTGGCGATGAGTCGATCGTCGTCGTCGGTGACCCGGATGTCGTAGGTCGCCAGTCGCCGCCCGCGGTGAGACGGGGTGGCGACGGCGTGGATGTGACCGTCGCGTGCGCCGCGATGGTGGGTGATGTTCAGGTCGACCCCGACGCACACCTTCCCCGAGGCGCTCGCGTGGATCATCGCGGCCCACGACCCGACCGCCTCGGCGAGAGCCGCCGTGGAGGCGCCCCAGCGACTGCGTGTTGCCCGAGACGGGGAGGGATGCCGCGACGCGATCGGCGGACTGCTCGGTCACCGTGATGCCCAGACGTTCGTCGAGGGCGCCGAGGGTGATCGT includes these proteins:
- a CDS encoding XRE family transcriptional regulator; translated protein: MTDAEQIDTTIGDAVRATRRERRLSTRQLAGLAGISQPTLSNIENGRIRAGVATLYLLAEALGVPPARFLSDSDDAGRGHDDASADAAHLRALPVGPDAHLEVYEVSIPAGGGEDDAFQHSGEDALFVLAGRGTLALGARTVPLRAGDVVRFDATASHRLTAAPDEALVAQVVTVRAD
- a CDS encoding XRE family transcriptional regulator, with the protein product MGDEHGAAAAIGAAVRAHRRSRGLSMRHLASLIGTSQPFVSNIENGRIFPSLRTLRLLADALEVPSDHLLPTPERFEHTNVDAHPRGSDDAPTQLLLEEPGRRLRIVRIELSPAESEPQPHTHAGEEFLRIVLGDVTLLRESTAPHRLRRGEGLWMAGGVPHRLEAGPEGATALTVLTGAAPGAHA
- a CDS encoding NtaA/DmoA family FMN-dependent monooxygenase (This protein belongs to a clade of FMN-dependent monooxygenases, within a broader family of flavin-dependent oxidoreductases, the luciferase-like monooxygenase (LMM) family, some of whose members use coenzyme F420 rather than FMN.): MPKQLVLGAFEEFTPNFIGNAWHHPRGDTSAFATLEFWRELVTTVERGGFDFFFLAEAIGYPMNDDGVVPEAVIREAVQLPVHDPMAIISAIAATVPRIGLVVTASTTAQRPLLNARTLTTLDHLSEGRLGWNIVTSDNQQALVRLLDLGEMTPHDERYARAAEFVDLSLRLWEAAWEDDAVLADKASKTWADPAKVHRITHDGQYFRFDGYFPAIPSPQRTPTLFQAGTSAAGTSFAARYAECVFTQDREAARAARSVRTLREKAVAAGRPADSLSIINGASFIVAETDAEARRLREELDHTPTRAAAAALFLGWSGVDLAALDPAVSLDDVSTEVGQTMVDMWRQNDGSSPTVGEVLDSLPSTIGGVKFTGTAKSIADQVESFVAETDIDGFLVENWYGGAEGYVDVIEHVLPELRSRGLLPEKPRRGTLREMVTGSGARLPDWHAGRGWSKRG